In Citrus sinensis cultivar Valencia sweet orange chromosome 4, DVS_A1.0, whole genome shotgun sequence, one DNA window encodes the following:
- the LOC127901895 gene encoding uncharacterized protein LOC127901895, translating to MSKGKEKVIEVDDDELDFLPSLLTDPTFDPEVPLEPVRSSVRTSARSMSPQTTSTTGSNGEDGSSDSEDTLSEGRGDDSGEASPSGAPRPEGRSTIGGRALSRDYAIDYMTCTTTFDELEDLRLRYSIPGEIPLKVPGKKDAPSRPPRGYVTLYLDSFKYGLRCPLQPYFARILNGLNLAPGQLNPNGWRVLSVSWGVHFPLRPGQLKRVEAVLVNSCSSRKLISTYNLLESRLILPGHRMEDAVIGALTRKRSRPPTTKRDESNDASTAKRANIVQQAPPLKILPPDPVKVGEASGVATDPATSSPRVGPRSRLPDSRAEHLVPYLNELTKSVSKRDLEAFDGRTLGELVGAMQHSAFHLSCMTTYYKAKVGRYDRKMKEDIQSATNRADVAEKKAGELNLENLRLIEQESLAQAKAITLEEEFTKVKEDLQRQKAMYEAQLESLPGVARHMDEEAAKEDAEGVEPIVIEEENSPPRAVPAEVGEIIPSVNH from the exons ATGTCGAAAGGCAAAGAGAAGGTCATTGAGGTTGATGACGACGAGTTGGACTTCCTACCTAGTCTGCTCACCGATCCCACCTTTGACCCCGAGGTCCCCTTAGAGCCTGTTAGGTCTAGTGTCAGGACTAGTGCTAGGAGCATGTCTCCCCAAACGACCTCTACAACCGGGAGTAATGGTGAGGATGGATCTTCTGACTCCGAGGATACTTTGAGTGAGGGTCGAGGAGATGATTCTGGTGAGGCGTCCCCATCGGGAGCGCCGCGACCAGAGGGGAGGAGTACAATAGGAGGTAGAGCCCTATCGCGGGATTATGCTATTGATTACATGACGTGCACGACCACGTTTGATGAGCTCGAGGACCTCCGGCTGAGGTATAGCATTCCTGGCGAGATACCTCTCAAGGTCCCGGGAAAGAAGGATGCTCCCAGCCGGCCTCCTAGGGGATATGTTACCCTGTATCTGGACAGCTTTAAGTACGGGCTGAGGTGTCCCTTGCAACCTTACTTTGCCCGGATACTTAACGGGCTAAATCTAGCTCCTGGTCAGCTGAATCCCAATGGGTGGAGAGTgctctctg TTTCTTGGGGCGTTCATTTCCCACTCCGGCCCGGCCAGCTCAAACGGGTTGAAGCTGTGCTAGTCAATTCCTGCTCGAGCCGGAAACTGATATCCACATACAACTTGCTCGAGTCTCGCTTGATACTTCCTGGCCATAGGATGGAGGACGCTGTGATTGGGGCTCTGACCCGAAAACGTTCTCGACCTCCAACCACGAAGAGGGACGAGAGTAACGATGCCTCTACCGCAAAGCGGGCCAACATCGTGCAGCAGGCCCCACCCTTGAAGATTTTACCTCCGGATCCTGTAAAAGTCGGGGAAGCTAGTGGAGTAGCCACAGATCCTGCTACCTCTTCTCCTCGTGTTGGGCCTCGATCTCGCTTACCTGACAGCCGAGCAGAGCATCTGGTCCCTTACCTCAATGAGTTAACTAAATCCGTGAGCAAGAGGGACCTGGAGGCCTTTGACGGCCGCACCTTGGGTGAGCTGGTGGGGGCCATGCAGCATAGCGCTTTCCACCTCAGCTGCATGACCACCTATTACAAGGCTAAGGTTGGCCGCTACGAccggaagatgaaggaggatATCCAATCGGCGACGAACAGAGCTGACGTTGCCGAGAAGAAAGCAGGGGAGCTGAATCTCGAGAATCTGAGGCTGATAGAGCAAGAATCacttgctcaagcaaaagccattacCCTCGAGGAGGAGTTTACCAAGGTCAAGGAGGATCTGCAAAGGCAGAAGGCTATGTATGAGGCTCAGCTCGAGTCTCTCC CTGGCGTTGCTCGGCATATGGATGAGGAGGCGGCCAAGGAAGATGCCGAGGGGGTGGAGCCGATCGTGATTGAGGAGGAAaactctcctcctcgtgcaGTCCCTGCTGAAGTTGGCGAG ATTATCCCCTCTGTTAATCATTAa